One segment of bacterium DNA contains the following:
- a CDS encoding circularly permuted type 2 ATP-grasp protein — translation MKFHDYDLDAGIYDELFLNDGTPRPHGRDLYETLLGASDDYVNAVGEWVTRSFTHEGITFTVYGDDEADERIIPIDCIPRVMGSSEWRGLARGLEQRLAALNAFLRDIYGPARIVTDGVIPPDMIFGCPQYRVEMRGFEAPRGIWVAVCGTDLVRTVDGFRVLEDNLRVPSGVSYMIAIRKATKSAMRRLYRRSRVGAVENYGLVLRQTLREMAPEGCDDPTLALITPGVYNSAFYEHMFLARQIGAELVEGRDLVVEDGYVYMRTTTGLRRVDVIYRRIDDDFLDPLVFRPDSLLGAPGLLHAARLGNVSVVNAPGTGVADDKSVYAFVPDMIRYYLAEEPIIPNVDTYLCRRPEDLEYTLDNLEHLVVKRVGESGGYGMLVGPHADAEERNRFASLLREDPAGFVAQPTLALSRAPCLIDGRLEPRHVDLRPFILSGSETRIVPGAFCRIALRKGSLVVNSSQGGGAKDFWVLEEDH, via the coding sequence ATGAAGTTCCACGACTACGACCTCGACGCGGGCATCTATGACGAGCTGTTCCTGAACGACGGGACGCCCCGCCCCCATGGCAGGGACCTGTACGAGACTCTCCTGGGGGCTTCTGACGACTACGTGAACGCGGTCGGCGAGTGGGTCACCCGATCCTTCACCCATGAGGGCATCACCTTCACCGTCTACGGCGACGACGAGGCCGACGAGCGCATCATCCCGATCGACTGCATCCCGAGAGTGATGGGGAGCTCGGAATGGCGAGGCCTGGCAAGGGGACTCGAGCAGCGCCTGGCCGCTCTCAACGCCTTCCTCCGGGACATATACGGCCCGGCCCGGATCGTCACCGACGGAGTCATTCCACCGGACATGATCTTCGGCTGCCCCCAGTACCGGGTCGAGATGCGGGGATTCGAAGCCCCGAGGGGAATTTGGGTGGCTGTCTGCGGCACCGACCTGGTCCGGACCGTGGACGGCTTCCGGGTTCTCGAGGACAACTTGCGGGTTCCCTCGGGTGTCTCGTACATGATCGCCATCCGCAAGGCCACCAAGTCGGCCATGCGCCGCCTCTATCGGCGCTCCCGGGTGGGCGCCGTGGAGAACTACGGACTCGTCCTCCGCCAGACCCTCCGCGAGATGGCGCCCGAAGGCTGCGACGACCCGACACTCGCCCTGATCACCCCCGGCGTCTACAACTCGGCCTTCTACGAGCACATGTTCCTGGCCCGCCAGATCGGCGCCGAATTGGTGGAGGGCCGGGACCTGGTGGTTGAGGACGGTTACGTCTACATGCGCACCACCACGGGTCTGCGACGGGTGGACGTCATCTACCGCCGGATCGACGACGACTTCCTGGACCCGCTCGTGTTCCGCCCGGACTCGCTGCTGGGCGCTCCCGGCCTGCTCCATGCCGCTCGGCTCGGCAACGTGTCGGTGGTCAACGCTCCGGGCACGGGGGTCGCTGACGACAAGAGCGTGTATGCCTTCGTCCCCGACATGATCCGCTACTACCTGGCGGAGGAGCCGATCATCCCCAACGTCGACACCTACCTGTGCCGCCGCCCCGAGGATCTGGAGTACACCCTGGACAACCTGGAGCATCTGGTGGTGAAGCGGGTGGGCGAGTCCGGCGGCTACGGGATGCTGGTCGGCCCCCATGCGGACGCCGAGGAACGCAACCGGTTCGCATCCCTGCTCCGGGAGGATCCGGCCGGCTTCGTCGCCCAGCCCACGCTGGCCCTGTCCCGGGCGCCCTGCCTCATCGACGGCCGCCTCGAGCCCCGCCACGTCGACCTGCGGCCCTTCATCCTGTCGGGAAGCGAGACCCGCATCGTGCCGGGGGCGTTCTGCCGGATCGCGCTGCGCAAGGGGAGCCTGGTGGTCAACTCCAGCCAGGGGGGCGGCGCCAAGGACTTCTGGGTACTGGAAGAGGACCATTAG